From the genome of Hymenobacter cellulosilyticus, one region includes:
- a CDS encoding inorganic diphosphatase, with amino-acid sequence MAHFNPWHDVERGENAPAIVNGIIEIPKGSKGKYELDKDSGMLKLDRVLFSAVHYPAAYGFIPQTYCDDKDPLDILVICSVDIVPMCLVDAKVIGVMQMIDGDEEDDKIIAVAAHDISVNHYNDIADLPPHTLLEMRRFFEDYKALEHKQVTVERFMGREDAYRIIEDSIKLYNDTFDASGVKKTTNVEQL; translated from the coding sequence ATGGCTCACTTTAACCCTTGGCACGATGTGGAGCGCGGCGAAAACGCCCCCGCCATCGTGAACGGCATCATTGAAATTCCCAAAGGCTCGAAAGGCAAGTACGAACTCGACAAAGACAGCGGCATGCTGAAGCTGGACCGGGTGCTGTTCTCGGCCGTGCACTACCCCGCCGCCTACGGCTTTATCCCCCAGACCTACTGCGACGACAAAGACCCGCTGGATATTCTGGTTATCTGCTCGGTTGATATCGTGCCCATGTGCCTGGTGGATGCCAAGGTAATCGGGGTGATGCAGATGATTGACGGCGACGAAGAGGATGATAAAATCATTGCCGTGGCTGCCCACGACATTTCCGTGAACCACTACAACGACATTGCCGACCTGCCCCCGCACACGCTGCTGGAAATGCGTCGCTTCTTCGAAGACTACAAGGCGCTGGAGCACAAGCAGGTAACGGTAGAGCGTTTCATGGGCCGCGAAGATGCCTACCGCATCATCGAGGACAGCATCAAGCTCTACAATGACACCTTCGACGCTTCGGGCGTGAAGAAAACGACCAACGTCGAGCAGCTGTAA
- a CDS encoding DUF6766 family protein, with translation MPKEPAKSPFLRFLYENSLLLVGFTLVLITMVGQALTGWHEYNNDLEDLKLPALTLGQYLTSGHFMEATFENWESEFLQMGVYVMLTIWLRQKGSSESKKLYEEEEVDREPDASKEDAPGPVKRGGWMLELYKKSLSLAFFLLFFASVWLHARGGLSVYNIEQQQHGEPTVGLLEFMATSRFWFQSFQNWQSEFLSIVSIVGLSIFLRQHGSPQSKPVDAGNDETGE, from the coding sequence ATGCCTAAAGAACCCGCTAAGTCGCCGTTTTTGCGTTTCCTCTACGAAAACAGCCTGTTGCTGGTCGGTTTTACTCTGGTGCTCATCACCATGGTGGGCCAGGCTCTCACCGGCTGGCACGAGTACAATAACGACCTGGAAGACCTGAAGCTGCCGGCCCTGACGCTGGGCCAGTACCTGACCTCGGGCCACTTCATGGAAGCCACTTTCGAGAACTGGGAAAGTGAGTTTCTGCAGATGGGCGTGTACGTAATGCTCACCATCTGGCTTCGGCAGAAAGGCTCTTCCGAATCGAAAAAACTCTACGAAGAAGAAGAGGTAGACCGGGAGCCGGATGCCAGCAAGGAAGACGCGCCCGGCCCGGTAAAGCGCGGGGGCTGGATGCTGGAACTCTACAAAAAGTCCTTGAGCCTGGCTTTCTTCCTGCTGTTCTTTGCCTCCGTGTGGCTGCACGCCCGCGGCGGCCTCTCGGTCTATAACATTGAGCAGCAGCAGCACGGGGAACCCACCGTGGGGCTGCTCGAATTCATGGCTACTTCCCGGTTCTGGTTTCAGTCGTTTCAGAACTGGCAAAGCGAGTTTCTCTCCATTGTGTCCATCGTCGGGCTGTCCATTTTCCTGCGGCAGCACGGCTCCCCGCAGTCGAAGCCGGTGGATGCCGGCAACGACGAAACCGGCGAGTAA
- a CDS encoding NAD(P)H-hydrate dehydratase encodes MPYQELTEAALPVIPAGALVIDALFGTGLTRPLTGLAAAVVAHLNQAQARIVAVDMPSGLLADAAQPADSPVVRARHTVSFELPKLAFLLPRNAEYVGQWHTVPIGLSRQFQAQAESRLFLIDAALLAGRLPRRGRFGHKGTYGHALLLLGSRGKIGAAVLATQACLRSGVGLLTVRTPAVGYDILQTSAPEAMALTDPAADFLSELPELTPYSAIGMGPGIDKADSTKVVLEQLLRTAQVPLVLDADALNLLGANPDLLALLPPDSILTPHPKEFERLSGSARDDYHRLELLREFCHKHRCYTVLKGAHTCLGTPTGELYFNTTGNPGMATGGSGDVLTGLLTALRAQHLSALDAALLGIYAHGRAGDLAARHTGEVGLIAGDLTRFIGPTLQELTTPDAF; translated from the coding sequence TTGCCCTATCAGGAGCTAACCGAAGCCGCGCTGCCCGTTATTCCGGCCGGGGCCCTGGTTATCGATGCGCTGTTTGGAACCGGCCTGACGCGGCCGTTAACGGGCCTGGCCGCGGCGGTAGTAGCTCACCTGAATCAGGCCCAGGCGCGCATTGTGGCCGTAGATATGCCCTCAGGCCTGCTGGCTGATGCCGCCCAGCCCGCCGACAGTCCCGTCGTCCGGGCCCGGCACACGGTGAGCTTCGAACTGCCCAAGCTGGCGTTTCTATTGCCCCGCAATGCCGAGTATGTGGGGCAGTGGCATACCGTCCCGATTGGGCTGAGCCGGCAGTTTCAGGCCCAGGCCGAAAGTCGGCTCTTCCTGATAGATGCCGCGCTGCTGGCGGGCCGGCTGCCCCGGCGGGGCCGGTTTGGGCACAAGGGCACCTACGGGCACGCCCTGCTGCTGCTGGGCAGCCGCGGCAAGATAGGGGCCGCCGTGCTGGCTACCCAGGCCTGTTTGCGCAGCGGCGTAGGGCTGCTTACCGTTCGTACGCCGGCCGTGGGCTACGACATTCTGCAAACCAGTGCGCCCGAAGCCATGGCCCTCACCGACCCGGCTGCTGACTTTCTGAGCGAGCTGCCCGAGCTTACGCCGTATTCCGCCATTGGTATGGGCCCGGGCATTGATAAGGCGGATTCTACCAAAGTTGTTCTGGAACAACTGCTGCGCACAGCCCAGGTGCCACTGGTGCTGGATGCCGACGCGCTGAATCTGCTCGGGGCTAATCCCGATTTGCTAGCCCTGCTCCCACCTGACTCTATCCTGACGCCCCACCCCAAAGAGTTTGAGCGCCTGAGCGGCTCGGCCCGCGACGATTACCACCGCCTGGAGCTGCTGCGCGAGTTTTGCCACAAGCACCGCTGCTACACCGTGCTCAAAGGGGCCCACACCTGCCTGGGTACACCCACCGGAGAGCTGTACTTCAACACGACCGGCAACCCCGGTATGGCCACCGGCGGCAGCGGCGACGTGCTGACCGGCCTGCTCACGGCCCTGCGCGCCCAGCACCTTTCGGCCCTTGATGCGGCTCTGCTAGGCATCTACGCCCACGGCCGGGCCGGCGACCTGGCGGCCCGGCACACCGGCGAAGTGGGCCTCATTGCCGGCGACCTGACGCGCTTTATCGGTCCGACCCTGCAGGAATTGACCACGCCGGATGCCTTTTAG
- a CDS encoding NAD(P)H-hydrate epimerase, with translation MKILTAAQTRQADQATIQEEGISSEALMERAATAFTQWLLARQTPAEAGEILVFCGPGNNGGDGLVAARQLHAAGYLVQVFALPADKYSPTLRPTVGACPQSCPIRS, from the coding sequence ATGAAGATTCTTACCGCCGCCCAAACCCGCCAGGCCGACCAGGCCACCATCCAAGAAGAAGGTATCAGCTCCGAAGCCCTGATGGAGCGCGCTGCTACGGCCTTCACTCAGTGGTTGCTGGCCCGCCAAACCCCGGCCGAGGCCGGCGAAATCCTGGTGTTCTGCGGCCCCGGCAACAACGGCGGCGACGGGCTGGTAGCAGCCCGGCAGCTGCACGCGGCCGGCTATTTGGTACAAGTATTTGCATTGCCGGCCGATAAGTACTCCCCGACTTTGAGGCCAACCGTTGGCGCCTGCCCTCAGAGTTGCCCTATCAGGAGCTAA
- the msrB gene encoding peptide-methionine (R)-S-oxide reductase MsrB, producing MQTWNDVIRLANHGSPAPDHRVEKTDAEWKAQLTSEQYYVTRQHGTERAFTGEYCEAHEAGLYACVCCGTPLYDSRTKFESGTGWPSFTQPVQENAIRYKKDTSFGMTRVEVLCNVCDAHQGHVFPDGPAPSGLRLCINSAAIKLVGEPQQA from the coding sequence ATGCAAACCTGGAACGACGTTATCCGGCTGGCCAACCACGGCAGCCCGGCCCCCGACCACCGCGTGGAGAAAACCGACGCCGAGTGGAAAGCCCAACTCACCTCTGAACAATACTACGTAACCCGGCAGCATGGCACCGAGCGGGCCTTTACCGGCGAATACTGCGAAGCCCACGAAGCCGGCCTCTACGCCTGCGTGTGCTGCGGCACCCCGCTCTACGACTCACGCACCAAGTTTGAGAGTGGCACGGGCTGGCCCAGCTTCACCCAGCCGGTGCAGGAAAACGCCATCCGCTACAAGAAGGACACCAGCTTCGGCATGACCCGGGTAGAAGTGCTCTGCAACGTGTGCGACGCCCACCAGGGCCACGTTTTTCCCGACGGTCCGGCCCCGAGCGGCCTGCGCCTGTGCATCAACTCGGCCGCCATTAAGCTGGTAGGCGAGCCCCAGCAGGCCTAA
- a CDS encoding DUF4019 domain-containing protein, whose product MFPSFCGRLVGTALLASSLMGCNYTTSVTNSEEDRKPAELVTDSFLMNQKQGRRDANLRLFGEEMWETTSREKVRQLWARRDTLLGPLVHTELGPWQTQVVKGTNPSSNYVLQYKSKYAKGSALETFTLEREADDSIKIVGYNISLDAL is encoded by the coding sequence TTGTTTCCTTCCTTTTGCGGCCGCCTGGTGGGCACCGCCTTACTAGCCAGCAGCCTGATGGGCTGCAACTACACCACGTCCGTGACCAACAGCGAGGAGGACCGCAAGCCCGCCGAGCTGGTCACCGACTCGTTTCTGATGAACCAGAAGCAGGGCCGACGGGATGCTAACCTGCGCCTGTTTGGGGAAGAAATGTGGGAAACGACCTCCCGCGAGAAAGTGCGGCAGCTGTGGGCCCGGCGCGACACCCTGCTTGGGCCCTTGGTGCATACCGAGTTGGGGCCGTGGCAAACGCAGGTAGTGAAGGGCACCAACCCCAGCAGCAACTACGTGCTGCAATACAAAAGCAAGTACGCCAAAGGCAGCGCCCTGGAAACCTTTACTCTGGAGCGCGAAGCCGATGACTCCATAAAAATTGTGGGCTACAACATCAGCCTCGACGCGCTGTAA
- the sdaAA gene encoding L-serine ammonia-lyase, iron-sulfur-dependent, subunit alpha has translation MSLLFTDFASWQTHCEATGQPLYQPVLDYEVEQKGRAEADIWPGLQRAYDVMRDAVKTGLTEDMTSRSGMINNGAKKIAASPVTVLSPEFKQLITRALGAKEVNSCMGRVVAAPTAGASGILPGVLVTIQDLHRLEDRQILEGLLVAAGIALIIEQNASLAGAVGGCQAETGSAAAMGSGAIVYCLGGTIDQVFAAVAITIQCMLGLVCDPVAGLVEVPCVVRNASAAAIAFSSAQIAIAGVDPVIPVDQCVAALGEVGQSMETRYKETALGGLANTTRGREIEKMVLVQDVNILPDEDHQ, from the coding sequence ATGTCTTTGTTATTCACTGATTTTGCTTCCTGGCAAACCCATTGCGAGGCCACCGGGCAGCCGCTCTACCAGCCCGTGCTCGACTATGAAGTCGAGCAGAAAGGCCGGGCCGAGGCCGATATCTGGCCCGGCCTGCAGCGCGCCTACGACGTGATGCGCGACGCGGTGAAAACCGGCCTGACCGAAGACATGACGTCCCGCTCGGGCATGATTAATAACGGAGCCAAGAAAATTGCCGCTTCGCCCGTCACGGTCTTGTCGCCGGAGTTCAAGCAGCTCATTACCCGGGCGCTGGGCGCCAAGGAAGTTAACTCGTGCATGGGCCGGGTAGTAGCTGCGCCCACGGCCGGGGCCTCGGGCATTCTGCCCGGCGTGCTAGTTACCATTCAGGACTTGCACCGCCTCGAGGACCGCCAGATTCTGGAAGGGCTGCTGGTAGCGGCCGGCATTGCCCTTATCATCGAGCAGAATGCCTCCCTGGCTGGGGCCGTGGGCGGCTGCCAGGCCGAAACCGGCAGCGCCGCCGCCATGGGCTCGGGCGCCATCGTCTACTGCCTGGGCGGCACCATCGACCAGGTATTCGCGGCCGTGGCCATTACCATTCAGTGCATGCTGGGCCTAGTCTGCGACCCGGTGGCGGGCCTGGTAGAAGTGCCCTGCGTGGTGCGCAACGCTTCGGCGGCGGCCATTGCCTTTTCCTCGGCCCAGATTGCAATTGCCGGCGTCGACCCCGTAATTCCGGTGGACCAGTGCGTGGCCGCCCTGGGCGAAGTGGGACAGAGCATGGAAACGCGTTACAAGGAAACCGCCCTGGGCGGCCTGGCCAACACGACCCGGGGCCGGGAAATCGAGAAGATGGTGCTAGTGCAGGACGTGAATATTCTGCCCGACGAAGACCACCAGTAA
- a CDS encoding LutB/LldF family L-lactate oxidation iron-sulfur protein produces MTKVAQFLTDSEHKAFDLEHRRKIRFNIGKYNAAVQTGLGWYHDHELARERASYLKATAINNLDHYLLEFEKNFTKRGGKVIWAQNAEEALNEIGKIMQRKKARTVVKAKSMTTEEIHLNKYLGKNGIDSVETDLGEFIVQLNGERPYHIVTPAMHLSKKDIADIFVKHLKIEPTDDAQKLVLTARHLLRSKYTSAEVGVTGGNFLLADIGGIAVTENEGNARLSATFPKTHIAIVGIEKVIPSVHDLDLFWPLLSTSGTGQQVTVYNTIYTGPRQPLEKDGPEEMYVVLLDNGRTNLLAQPDKREALHCIRCGACLNVCPVYKNIGGHTYEATYSGPIGSVITPHLSGLQENKHLSFASSLCGACSSVCPVKINIHNILLKNRQQSVQAGYSDKEEQRAIKLWLYGMKHRWLWDMAPVSGKNWVLSRLLGQTGWSKRREAVQVAPKTFRQLWKERK; encoded by the coding sequence ATGACCAAAGTTGCCCAATTCCTGACCGACTCCGAGCATAAAGCCTTTGATCTGGAGCACCGGCGCAAGATTCGCTTCAACATCGGCAAGTACAACGCGGCGGTGCAAACCGGCCTGGGCTGGTACCACGACCACGAATTGGCGCGGGAGCGGGCTTCTTACCTCAAGGCCACGGCCATCAACAACCTGGACCACTACCTGCTGGAGTTCGAGAAGAACTTCACCAAGCGCGGGGGCAAGGTTATCTGGGCCCAGAATGCCGAGGAGGCACTCAACGAAATCGGCAAGATCATGCAGCGCAAAAAGGCCCGCACCGTGGTGAAGGCCAAGAGCATGACCACCGAGGAAATTCACCTCAACAAGTACCTGGGCAAAAACGGCATCGACTCGGTGGAAACCGACCTGGGCGAGTTCATCGTGCAGCTCAACGGGGAACGGCCCTACCACATTGTGACGCCGGCCATGCACCTCTCCAAGAAGGACATTGCCGACATCTTCGTCAAGCACCTCAAGATTGAGCCCACCGACGACGCCCAGAAGCTAGTGCTCACGGCCCGCCACCTGCTGCGCAGCAAGTACACCTCGGCCGAAGTAGGCGTGACGGGCGGCAACTTCCTACTAGCCGACATTGGCGGCATTGCCGTAACCGAAAACGAAGGCAACGCCCGCCTCTCCGCTACTTTCCCCAAAACCCACATTGCCATTGTGGGCATCGAAAAGGTCATTCCCAGCGTCCACGACCTGGATTTGTTCTGGCCTTTGCTCAGCACTAGCGGCACCGGGCAGCAGGTTACGGTCTACAACACCATTTATACCGGGCCGCGCCAGCCCCTGGAGAAGGACGGGCCCGAGGAAATGTACGTGGTGCTGCTCGACAACGGCCGCACCAACCTGCTGGCCCAGCCCGACAAGCGCGAAGCCCTGCACTGCATCCGCTGCGGAGCCTGCCTGAACGTGTGCCCGGTGTACAAGAACATCGGCGGCCACACCTACGAGGCCACTTACTCCGGCCCCATCGGCTCGGTGATTACGCCCCACCTGTCGGGTTTGCAGGAAAACAAGCACCTGAGCTTTGCCTCATCCTTGTGCGGAGCCTGCTCGTCGGTGTGCCCGGTCAAGATTAACATTCACAACATTCTGCTCAAAAACCGCCAGCAGAGCGTGCAGGCCGGCTATTCCGACAAGGAAGAGCAGCGGGCCATCAAGCTCTGGCTCTACGGCATGAAGCACCGCTGGCTCTGGGATATGGCCCCGGTGAGCGGCAAAAACTGGGTGCTGAGCCGCCTGCTGGGTCAAACGGGCTGGAGCAAGCGCCGCGAAGCCGTGCAGGTAGCGCCCAAGACCTTCCGCCAGCTTTGGAAGGAACGGAAGTAG
- a CDS encoding M28 family peptidase, with product MKRILLCVFLAAAGALPIVAQPSAPAARPAPAPGLEYSASITPELLREHLTILASDAFEGRETGHPGQVKAAQYLTQQFEQLGLRGPVSGGSSPFQQSFGILGTTPTGAGTVRVGSTTFVDGQDFVFFGASTFPESAAPADPVFRGFGIETATYNDYAGQPDVRGRDVIVLQGEPNNGLGRYLFSGSKQESEWSSVFRKAALARDKGARSLTVVTYATPKEFARLAGPVQVDSPEPTYFLASPVLQPEEKELQVQVPPAYITTIITNGPLGAALLGTTVPLLWGYDAESYKLKQPPARLQPVPFTIHLPQKREALTSSNVLGFLEGSDKKDEVLVISAHYDHVGVQHDTIYNGADDDGSGTSAVLALARAFSQAKAAGHGPRRSILFLLNSGEEKGLLGSEYYTGHPVFPLAQTIADLNIDMIGRTDKAHQGKPGYLYLIGSNRLSTELHTLSEEANARTTHLRLDYKYNDPKDPEQLYYRSDHYNFARHGIPIIFYTSGLHQDYHKATDDVDRIEFKKLAERAKLVFFTAWELANREKRLSVNATRP from the coding sequence GTGAAAAGAATTCTGCTTTGCGTGTTTCTGGCCGCTGCCGGAGCATTGCCCATAGTGGCCCAGCCCAGTGCCCCGGCAGCCCGGCCAGCCCCAGCCCCGGGCCTGGAATATTCGGCCAGCATTACTCCCGAGCTGCTGCGAGAGCACCTGACCATTCTGGCTTCGGACGCCTTCGAGGGACGCGAAACTGGCCACCCCGGGCAGGTAAAGGCGGCGCAATACCTGACGCAGCAGTTTGAGCAGCTCGGCCTGCGTGGGCCGGTTAGCGGCGGGAGCAGCCCGTTTCAGCAGTCGTTTGGCATCTTGGGCACGACGCCGACGGGCGCGGGCACAGTGCGGGTGGGCTCCACCACATTTGTGGACGGGCAGGATTTTGTCTTCTTCGGGGCCTCCACCTTCCCCGAATCCGCGGCTCCGGCCGACCCGGTATTTCGGGGCTTTGGCATCGAAACGGCTACCTATAACGACTACGCCGGCCAGCCCGACGTGCGCGGCCGCGACGTAATCGTGCTGCAGGGGGAGCCCAACAACGGCCTGGGCCGCTATCTGTTTTCGGGCTCCAAGCAGGAAAGTGAGTGGAGCTCCGTGTTTCGGAAGGCGGCCCTGGCCCGCGACAAAGGTGCCCGCAGCCTGACGGTGGTGACGTATGCCACACCCAAGGAGTTTGCCCGGCTGGCCGGCCCCGTGCAGGTCGACTCGCCGGAACCCACGTATTTCCTCGCCAGCCCCGTGCTGCAGCCCGAGGAGAAGGAGCTGCAGGTGCAGGTGCCGCCGGCCTATATCACCACTATCATTACCAACGGTCCGCTGGGCGCGGCCCTGCTGGGTACCACTGTGCCCCTGCTGTGGGGCTACGACGCGGAAAGCTATAAGCTGAAGCAGCCCCCGGCTCGCCTGCAGCCAGTACCGTTCACGATACACCTGCCCCAGAAGCGCGAAGCGTTGACTTCCAGCAACGTACTGGGCTTTCTGGAGGGCTCGGATAAGAAAGACGAAGTGCTGGTCATTTCGGCCCACTACGACCACGTGGGCGTGCAGCACGATACGATTTACAACGGGGCCGACGACGACGGCTCGGGTACTTCGGCGGTGCTGGCGCTGGCCCGGGCGTTCAGCCAGGCCAAGGCGGCCGGCCACGGCCCGCGGCGCAGCATTCTGTTCTTGCTGAATTCGGGCGAAGAAAAAGGCCTGCTGGGCTCGGAGTACTACACCGGTCACCCCGTGTTCCCGCTGGCGCAGACCATTGCCGACCTCAACATCGACATGATTGGGCGCACCGACAAAGCCCACCAGGGCAAGCCCGGCTACCTCTACCTGATTGGCTCCAACCGGCTCAGCACCGAGCTGCACACGCTCAGCGAAGAAGCCAACGCCCGCACGACCCACCTGCGCCTCGACTACAAGTACAACGACCCCAAGGACCCCGAGCAGCTCTATTACCGCTCCGACCACTACAACTTCGCCCGCCACGGCATTCCGATTATCTTCTACACCAGTGGCCTGCATCAGGACTACCACAAAGCCACCGACGACGTGGACCGGATTGAGTTCAAAAAGCTGGCCGAACGCGCTAAGCTCGTGTTCTTTACGGCCTGGGAGCTGGCTAACCGCGAAAAGCGCCTAAGCGTGAATGCCACCCGGCCCTGA
- a CDS encoding M28 family peptidase — protein sequence MTKPFLFGLLLAATLVSAGSPAWAQKTKVKTKVKTEAKPATPAPDAAATDWSVTYANTITAEDLRKHLTILASDAYEGRETGEKGQKMAAEYLAQQFQALGLTGPVPSSDNPFIQHFTLERSRWDLPNMKLQLGKKQYIWLEDYYSTGESPFGQETTLQPVFVGYGIEDGAYSDYAGLDVTGKDVVVLQGEPLKDGKPLLPAGAGPSKWSADSRAKTALATQKGARSIIFINPDAAKFTQALTRFKPYLSQPRMSMLGQAKGLQPPRAAAFFVSTPVGYELLGTSAEGLAKYQAAVAAAGKPVKSPFKPGKLLIRAPRKSETFATENVMGYLEGSDKKDEVLVLSAHYDHLGIRDGKVFNGADDDGSGTVSVLEQAEAFSKAKAEGYGPRRSILFLAVTGEEEGLFGSEYYTDNPVIPLEHTVVDLNMDMVGRTDQNHKAGDQYVSLVGSDKLSSELHRINEEANQRYTQLELDYRYNDPKDPERVYYRSDHYNFAKHKIPVIFYTTGDHADYHQETDEVDKIEFPLMTKRNHLVFHTAWELANREQRIVVDSNKP from the coding sequence ATGACAAAACCTTTTCTCTTCGGCCTGCTGCTTGCGGCCACCCTGGTCAGCGCCGGCTCCCCGGCTTGGGCGCAAAAAACCAAGGTCAAAACCAAAGTCAAAACCGAGGCCAAGCCGGCAACTCCCGCACCCGACGCCGCGGCTACCGACTGGTCGGTGACCTACGCCAACACCATCACGGCCGAGGACCTGCGCAAGCACCTGACCATCCTGGCTTCCGATGCGTACGAAGGCCGGGAAACCGGGGAGAAAGGCCAGAAAATGGCCGCTGAGTACCTGGCTCAGCAGTTTCAGGCCCTGGGCCTGACCGGTCCGGTACCGAGCTCCGACAACCCGTTTATCCAGCACTTTACCCTGGAGCGCAGCCGCTGGGACCTGCCCAATATGAAGCTGCAGCTGGGCAAAAAGCAGTATATCTGGCTGGAAGATTATTACTCTACCGGTGAGTCGCCGTTTGGGCAGGAAACCACGCTGCAGCCCGTTTTCGTGGGCTACGGCATTGAGGATGGTGCTTACTCCGACTACGCCGGCCTCGACGTGACGGGCAAGGACGTAGTAGTGCTGCAAGGCGAGCCGCTGAAAGACGGCAAACCCCTGCTGCCGGCCGGCGCAGGCCCGAGCAAGTGGAGCGCCGACTCCCGGGCCAAAACCGCCCTGGCCACCCAGAAAGGAGCCCGCAGCATTATCTTTATCAACCCCGACGCGGCCAAGTTCACCCAGGCCCTGACCCGCTTCAAGCCGTATCTGAGTCAGCCGCGGATGAGCATGCTGGGCCAGGCCAAGGGCTTGCAGCCGCCCCGGGCCGCCGCGTTTTTCGTGTCGACGCCGGTGGGCTATGAGCTGCTGGGTACCTCGGCCGAGGGCCTAGCCAAGTACCAGGCGGCCGTAGCGGCGGCCGGCAAGCCCGTGAAGTCGCCCTTTAAGCCCGGCAAGCTGCTGATTCGGGCCCCGCGTAAATCGGAAACCTTCGCCACCGAAAACGTAATGGGCTACCTCGAAGGCTCTGATAAGAAAGACGAAGTGCTGGTACTTTCGGCCCACTACGACCACCTGGGCATCCGGGACGGCAAAGTGTTCAACGGGGCCGACGATGACGGCTCGGGCACGGTATCGGTGCTGGAGCAGGCCGAAGCCTTCAGCAAAGCCAAGGCCGAAGGGTACGGGCCGCGCCGCAGCATCCTGTTTCTGGCCGTCACGGGCGAGGAAGAAGGTTTGTTTGGCTCCGAGTACTACACCGACAACCCGGTTATTCCGCTGGAGCACACCGTCGTGGACTTGAACATGGACATGGTGGGCCGCACCGACCAGAACCACAAGGCCGGCGACCAGTACGTGAGCCTGGTGGGCTCCGACAAGCTTTCCTCCGAGCTGCACCGCATCAACGAGGAAGCTAACCAGCGCTACACCCAGCTTGAGCTGGACTACCGCTACAACGACCCCAAGGACCCCGAGCGGGTTTACTACCGCTCCGACCACTACAACTTCGCCAAGCACAAAATCCCGGTGATTTTCTACACCACCGGCGACCATGCCGACTACCACCAGGAAACCGACGAGGTCGACAAAATCGAGTTTCCGCTGATGACCAAGCGCAACCACCTCGTGTTTCACACGGCCTGGGAGCTGGCCAACCGGGAGCAGCGCATCGTGGTAGATTCCAACAAGCCGTAA